A genomic window from Pirellulaceae bacterium includes:
- the hisC gene encoding histidinol-phosphate transaminase — translation MKYVRPDIAAMAGYVPGEQPQVGKFIKLNTNENPYPPSQKVIQAIHSAAETSLIRYPDPLGTPFCMRAAQLWDVEPDWILCGNGSDDILTILTRAMVAQGKLLRLPYPSYVLYKTLSQIQGARSEEIKFCPDWSLDQSFTRHDPDLGIAYLPNPNSPSGTVLNPEEVLEIANRLDCPLLIDEAYADFADQNCVPLVAQNEKIMVSRSLSKAYGLAGLRFGYLIAQPQIIAQLRKVKDSYNCDALSIAAATAAIDDQDWLRDNVETVRKTRERTQVALTQLGFSAQPSQANFIWCTHPERTLKTLYEEMKAKRILIRYMHYPEWGEGIRITVGREGQMDACLSVLESLL, via the coding sequence ATGAAGTATGTTCGTCCAGACATCGCCGCAATGGCCGGCTACGTTCCAGGTGAACAGCCGCAAGTCGGTAAGTTCATCAAGTTGAATACGAATGAGAATCCGTATCCGCCTTCGCAAAAAGTGATTCAAGCAATTCATTCTGCTGCTGAGACGAGTCTAATTCGGTATCCAGATCCGTTGGGAACACCGTTCTGCATGCGAGCAGCACAACTCTGGGACGTGGAGCCGGATTGGATTCTCTGTGGAAACGGTAGCGATGATATTCTGACCATTCTGACGCGTGCGATGGTGGCTCAAGGTAAATTGCTCAGATTGCCTTATCCGAGTTATGTCCTGTACAAGACCTTGTCGCAGATTCAAGGAGCTCGCAGCGAGGAGATCAAATTTTGTCCCGATTGGTCACTTGATCAAAGTTTTACTCGACACGATCCTGATCTGGGGATCGCTTATCTGCCGAATCCGAATAGCCCGTCGGGGACCGTATTGAATCCGGAGGAGGTTTTGGAAATTGCTAATCGGCTGGATTGTCCGCTGCTCATCGATGAGGCTTATGCTGATTTCGCCGATCAAAATTGTGTGCCCCTTGTGGCCCAAAATGAAAAGATTATGGTGTCACGCAGTTTGAGCAAGGCGTATGGATTGGCCGGATTGCGATTTGGTTATCTAATTGCGCAGCCTCAGATCATTGCACAGCTGAGAAAAGTGAAAGACTCCTATAACTGTGATGCGCTTTCGATTGCTGCGGCCACTGCGGCAATCGACGATCAGGATTGGCTACGAGACAATGTGGAAACCGTCCGCAAGACCCGTGAGCGAACACAAGTGGCTTTGACCCAACTCGGATTTTCGGCGCAACCGTCCCAAGCGAATTTCATCTGGTGTACTCACCCTGAACGGACTCTCAAAACACTTTATGAAGAAATGAAAGCTAAGCGGATTCTGATCCGATACATGCACTATCCTGAATGGGGTGAGGGCATCCGAATCACCGTGGGGAGAGAAGGGCAAATGGACGCCTGTTTGTCGGTACTGGAGTCGCTTCTTTAA
- the hisB gene encoding imidazoleglycerol-phosphate dehydratase HisB — translation MSRLAKIDRKTAETDIQLTLDLDGTGVSQISTGVGFFDHMLDLFCRHGCFDLSVEARGDLHVDQHHTVEDVGICLGQALKQAVGDKRGIRRYGHSLLPMEESLVTTVVDLSGRFYLVFAASFPSSKIGDFDSELVQEFWQAFAANGLMNLHIVLQHGSNSHHISEAMFKGVARATRMAVELDPRVTGVPSTKGTLG, via the coding sequence ATGTCGCGTTTAGCCAAGATTGACCGGAAAACTGCCGAGACGGACATTCAGCTCACGCTGGACTTGGACGGTACGGGAGTTTCTCAGATTAGCACAGGCGTCGGTTTTTTCGATCACATGTTGGATCTGTTTTGTCGCCACGGTTGCTTTGATCTCTCTGTCGAAGCGCGAGGCGATTTGCACGTTGATCAACACCATACGGTGGAAGATGTTGGAATCTGTTTGGGGCAAGCCCTCAAGCAGGCGGTCGGTGATAAGCGAGGGATCCGACGCTATGGACATTCTTTATTGCCGATGGAAGAATCTCTTGTGACCACCGTCGTCGATTTGAGTGGTCGTTTCTATCTTGTTTTTGCCGCAAGCTTTCCCTCAAGTAAGATTGGCGATTTTGACAGTGAGCTTGTGCAGGAGTTTTGGCAAGCTTTTGCTGCGAATGGGCTGATGAACTTGCACATCGTGCTCCAGCATGGTTCCAATAGCCACCACATCAGCGAAGCCATGTTTAAGGGGGTCGCTCGAGCCACCCGCATGGCGGTCGAACTCGATCCTCGCGTGACTGGAGTCCCGAGCACGAAAGGCACTCTCGGCTGA
- a CDS encoding 6-phosphofructokinase — protein MPRNDSIRRVGILFAGGPAPAANAVISTAAASFLRNGIHVTGILHGYSNLIDYSPERPLKADEHYRVIDSQVLKRTRNSQGIMLGTARSNPGKLISAPADFDDPEKSAPLQRVYEALRSLEIDALISIGGDDTLKTANKLKVFQDGLHEDARRIPVVHLPKTIDNDYMGIDFTFGYFTAVEFIASEIRNLIYDAEAGRSYFLCETMGRSAGWLAYGAAIAGEASLVISIEDIAGEYATSETITNSVTGESETRKIMEIDRVVGKMIKVMLAREADRKPFGVIVMAEGLAEYLPYKYLEGIDRDDHGHIAISEVNLSCLFARLITEAYQKETGRSRKVTGLQLGYESRCAKPRAFDVMLGGQLGVGAYRALVEEGLNGVMVSVSGQLDLHYVDFNTLIDPETLVTTVRYIKPDSDFHRLARFLETYVNE, from the coding sequence GTGCCCAGAAACGACTCCATTCGTCGCGTCGGCATTTTATTTGCCGGAGGTCCAGCCCCGGCCGCCAACGCCGTCATTTCAACGGCTGCTGCCTCATTCCTGAGGAACGGCATTCACGTGACGGGCATCTTGCATGGCTACTCAAATCTGATCGATTACTCGCCGGAACGGCCGTTGAAGGCGGATGAACACTACCGCGTGATCGATTCCCAAGTGCTGAAACGCACAAGGAACTCACAAGGAATCATGCTCGGCACGGCGCGCAGTAATCCGGGCAAGCTGATCTCCGCTCCGGCAGATTTCGACGACCCGGAAAAGTCAGCCCCTCTGCAGCGAGTTTACGAAGCACTTCGCTCGCTGGAAATCGATGCATTGATTTCTATTGGTGGCGATGACACACTTAAAACAGCTAACAAACTGAAAGTTTTTCAGGACGGCCTGCACGAAGACGCCCGTCGCATCCCGGTAGTTCACCTGCCGAAGACGATCGACAATGATTACATGGGCATCGACTTCACCTTCGGCTACTTCACAGCTGTCGAATTCATCGCGAGTGAAATCCGAAATCTGATCTACGACGCAGAAGCCGGACGATCTTACTTCCTCTGCGAAACGATGGGACGTAGCGCCGGCTGGCTTGCCTATGGGGCCGCCATCGCGGGTGAAGCAAGTCTCGTGATTAGTATCGAGGATATCGCGGGCGAGTACGCGACGAGTGAAACCATCACGAATTCAGTGACGGGCGAGTCGGAAACTCGAAAGATCATGGAGATCGACCGAGTCGTTGGCAAGATGATCAAAGTGATGCTCGCACGCGAAGCCGATCGCAAACCGTTTGGTGTCATCGTGATGGCCGAAGGACTCGCCGAATACCTGCCCTACAAATACTTGGAAGGGATTGACAGAGATGACCATGGCCACATCGCGATCTCCGAAGTGAACTTGAGTTGCTTGTTTGCTCGACTCATCACGGAAGCCTACCAAAAAGAAACCGGTCGAAGCCGCAAAGTCACCGGCCTGCAACTTGGATATGAGTCGAGATGTGCCAAACCACGTGCTTTCGATGTCATGCTCGGAGGACAACTTGGTGTCGGTGCCTATCGTGCTCTGGTCGAGGAAGGTCTCAACGGCGTCATGGTTTCCGTATCGGGTCAACTCGACTTACATTATGTCGATTTCAACACCCTCATCGATCCGGAAACTCTCGTCACGACAGTTCGATACATCAAACCGGACAGCGATTTCCATCGCTTGGCGAGATTCTTAGAAACTTACGTGAACGAGTAG
- the accC gene encoding acetyl-CoA carboxylase biotin carboxylase subunit, producing MYTRILVANRGEIALRVIRACREMGIETVAIFSEGDRGSAYLDLADEAICVGPAKSADSYLKIANVISAAEVGNVEAIHPGYGFLAENAHFNEVCRSCKIDFIGPSPEAMEQLGDKNQARSLARDAEVPVVPGSDGLIEGDAEAVRIAHEIGFPVLIKATAGGGGKGMRVAANNLALKSALQQAKKEAEAAFGNGGVYLEKYIENPRHIEVQVLADHHGNAVHLWERDCSTQRRHQKLVEESPAPNLSDEARHSMCEAAVRMIRHAKYTNAGTVEFIVDKENNFYFIEVNARIQVEHPVSEMVTGIDLIKSQIRIAAGEPLGLTQSDIQINGVAMECRINAEDVAQGFRPSAGTIAKMIVPGGLGVRFDSHAHAGYTVPPYYDSMIGKLIVHQPTRNETIECMSRALDELRIEGINTTIPFHKKILRDTTFADGWVDTTFVERTF from the coding sequence ATGTACACACGAATCCTGGTTGCCAACCGTGGTGAAATTGCCTTACGAGTCATTCGGGCTTGTCGAGAAATGGGCATCGAGACCGTTGCTATTTTCAGCGAAGGCGATCGTGGTAGCGCCTACCTTGACCTGGCCGACGAAGCCATTTGTGTCGGTCCCGCCAAGTCAGCGGACAGCTATCTGAAGATTGCCAACGTGATCAGCGCAGCCGAAGTGGGCAATGTTGAAGCAATTCATCCTGGCTACGGTTTTCTCGCGGAAAACGCTCATTTCAATGAGGTTTGTCGCAGCTGCAAGATTGACTTTATTGGCCCCTCGCCCGAGGCGATGGAACAGTTGGGCGACAAAAACCAAGCTCGTTCACTTGCTCGAGACGCCGAAGTTCCGGTGGTTCCAGGCAGTGACGGCCTAATCGAAGGTGATGCAGAAGCGGTCCGCATCGCTCACGAAATAGGATTTCCGGTCCTGATCAAAGCCACAGCAGGTGGAGGCGGCAAGGGCATGCGAGTTGCGGCCAACAACCTCGCCTTGAAGTCGGCCTTACAACAAGCGAAGAAAGAAGCCGAAGCGGCCTTTGGAAACGGCGGCGTTTATTTGGAAAAATATATCGAAAATCCGCGTCACATTGAGGTACAAGTTCTTGCTGATCACCATGGCAACGCAGTTCATTTGTGGGAACGAGACTGTTCAACACAGCGTCGTCATCAAAAACTCGTCGAAGAAAGTCCAGCGCCCAACCTATCCGACGAAGCTCGACACTCGATGTGTGAAGCTGCGGTTCGAATGATCCGACATGCTAAATACACCAACGCGGGCACAGTTGAGTTCATCGTCGACAAAGAAAACAATTTCTACTTCATCGAGGTCAATGCACGAATCCAAGTCGAACATCCCGTTTCCGAGATGGTTACGGGAATCGACTTGATCAAATCCCAAATACGCATTGCGGCAGGAGAGCCACTCGGGCTGACTCAGTCGGATATCCAAATCAATGGCGTCGCCATGGAATGCCGAATCAATGCCGAGGACGTCGCCCAGGGATTTCGTCCAAGTGCAGGAACGATTGCCAAAATGATTGTCCCCGGGGGTTTAGGCGTCCGATTCGATTCACACGCTCACGCCGGCTACACGGTTCCGCCTTATTATGATTCTATGATCGGTAAGCTGATCGTTCATCAACCGACACGAAACGAGACGATTGAATGCATGTCACGTGCCCTTGATGAGCTGCGAATTGAGGGGATCAACACGACTATTCCCTTCCACAAAAAGATTCTTCGTGACACGACCTTTGCGGATGGCTGGGTGGATACGACGTTTGTCGAGCGAACTTTCTGA
- the accB gene encoding acetyl-CoA carboxylase biotin carboxyl carrier protein, producing the protein MTGSEPNPEEVFDVERIRQLVELMEEHGLSEIDLRREEQRIRLRRGNETDAVVALPTAQVPEVARPVEPALSPVEAPAAPAEDDKNVVIIKSPMVGTFYGRPNPDSPSFVKVGDNVSADTTVCIIEAMKVFNEIPAETSGTIVAVLIDDEEPVEFGKPLFKVNTSK; encoded by the coding sequence ATGACGGGCTCAGAGCCCAATCCGGAAGAAGTCTTTGACGTGGAACGCATTCGGCAACTTGTCGAATTGATGGAAGAGCATGGACTTTCCGAGATCGACCTTCGGCGAGAAGAGCAACGGATTCGACTGAGGCGCGGCAACGAGACCGATGCGGTTGTTGCATTACCCACCGCACAAGTTCCCGAGGTAGCGCGGCCGGTTGAGCCTGCTTTATCCCCCGTGGAAGCGCCTGCCGCCCCCGCCGAGGATGACAAAAACGTTGTCATCATCAAGAGTCCGATGGTGGGTACCTTCTACGGCCGACCGAATCCCGACTCGCCTTCCTTTGTAAAGGTCGGTGACAACGTGTCCGCTGACACAACCGTCTGCATCATCGAAGCGATGAAGGTTTTCAATGAAATCCCGGCGGAAACGTCCGGCACGATCGTCGCTGTTCTTATCGACGATGAAGAGCCGGTCGAGTTTGGTAAACCACTTTTTAAAGTGAACACGAGCAAATAG
- a CDS encoding Xaa-Pro peptidase family protein, whose translation MHDRFLARLNKLRRSLKKTGADSMLVTNFTNVTYLTGFTGDDSYLLLTQQDAWILSDSRYTTQLAEECPGLEVISRSTGVSLLQLVAKIAKKQRLSGLAIEEDTLTLGIYSRLCDQLVATPLCNTSGLIEALREIKDRHEINEIRESVRLAQKTFALIRAALQGGQTEKRIAAEIEHQIRLFGGTGCSFSPIVAVGPRAALPHAVPTDQRIEEGDFVLIDWGARATLYASDLTRILVTGRISPKLERIYGVVLKAQLKAINAIRPGALMSDVDAAARDVIAKAGFGPKFGHGLGHGIGLEIHEAPRLAIKQEQPLKAGMVITIEPGIYLPGWGGVRIEDDILVTRDGHDVLSDVPKDLDSCIVD comes from the coding sequence ATGCATGATCGGTTTCTCGCTCGCTTGAACAAGCTCCGTCGCTCACTGAAGAAAACAGGCGCGGACTCGATGCTGGTGACAAACTTCACGAATGTCACCTATCTGACGGGTTTCACCGGCGATGACAGTTATCTGCTGCTCACCCAGCAGGACGCTTGGATATTGTCCGATTCGAGATATACCACGCAATTGGCCGAGGAATGCCCGGGCTTAGAGGTGATTTCTCGATCCACCGGGGTCTCGCTCCTCCAACTGGTGGCAAAAATAGCAAAAAAACAGCGACTAAGCGGTTTGGCAATTGAGGAAGACACGCTAACCCTGGGTATTTACAGCCGTCTTTGTGACCAACTTGTGGCAACGCCACTCTGCAACACTTCCGGTTTGATCGAAGCCTTACGGGAAATCAAGGATCGCCACGAGATCAATGAAATTCGCGAGTCGGTTCGTTTGGCGCAAAAAACATTCGCCCTGATTCGGGCAGCTCTCCAGGGTGGGCAAACGGAAAAACGGATCGCAGCCGAAATTGAGCACCAGATTCGCCTCTTTGGCGGCACCGGCTGCAGCTTCTCGCCAATTGTTGCAGTTGGACCTCGAGCAGCTCTCCCGCATGCCGTGCCAACAGATCAACGAATTGAAGAGGGTGACTTTGTTTTGATTGACTGGGGAGCCCGGGCCACGCTCTACGCAAGCGACTTGACGCGTATTTTGGTGACCGGTAGAATCTCGCCGAAACTCGAGCGTATTTATGGAGTTGTGTTGAAAGCTCAGCTTAAGGCGATCAACGCAATCAGGCCGGGTGCCTTGATGAGTGACGTGGACGCTGCTGCTCGCGACGTCATTGCCAAAGCCGGATTTGGTCCGAAATTTGGCCACGGCTTGGGTCACGGGATCGGATTGGAGATTCACGAAGCACCGCGTTTGGCGATAAAACAAGAACAGCCGCTGAAGGCCGGAATGGTGATTACCATCGAACCGGGCATTTACCTTCCAGGCTGGGGCGGGGTGCGTATCGAAGATGATATTTTGGTGACGCGTGATGGTCACGATGTGCTTTCAGACGTCCCCAAAGATTTAGACTCGTGTATTGTTGACTGA
- a CDS encoding tetratricopeptide repeat protein, giving the protein MNESKSEWVVSTTDATFVQDVIERSRVLPVVVDFWADWCQPCRALTPSLEKLAEENQGRFLLVKANTEETPSAAAQFGVQSIPSVFGLRDGEIVDGFKGALPEADIRVWLQRMMPSESEQLVEQAKSILADDEKGAEQLLRQAAELEGNQSDARIALLELLHRQARFDECHVLIESLEKRGFLEPEAQKLKAAVELQLHGQSAGTVDDCRKSLAGNPDDSRMRLQLAESLAAAEIYDESLENCLKVVQLDQGELREQARQLMVDIFKLLPADSELIREYRRQLSMALY; this is encoded by the coding sequence ATGAACGAATCCAAATCCGAATGGGTTGTTTCCACCACCGATGCGACGTTTGTTCAAGATGTGATTGAACGCTCTCGTGTGCTGCCAGTCGTGGTTGATTTTTGGGCGGACTGGTGCCAGCCTTGCCGTGCACTCACCCCGTCTCTCGAAAAGTTGGCAGAGGAAAATCAGGGGCGATTTCTGCTGGTTAAGGCAAATACGGAGGAAACGCCGTCCGCCGCAGCTCAATTTGGCGTCCAATCGATTCCCTCCGTTTTTGGACTCCGTGATGGAGAAATTGTTGACGGTTTTAAGGGAGCCTTGCCTGAAGCTGACATTCGCGTTTGGTTGCAGCGAATGATGCCGTCGGAGTCGGAACAGTTGGTGGAGCAGGCGAAATCGATTTTGGCAGATGACGAAAAAGGGGCCGAACAACTGCTTCGGCAGGCTGCCGAACTGGAAGGCAACCAAAGCGATGCAAGAATTGCCTTATTGGAGCTCTTGCATCGACAGGCACGGTTTGATGAGTGTCACGTGTTGATCGAATCGCTCGAAAAAAGAGGCTTTCTGGAACCAGAGGCTCAAAAATTGAAAGCTGCCGTTGAATTACAGCTGCATGGTCAGAGTGCAGGTACGGTAGATGATTGTCGCAAATCGTTGGCTGGAAATCCTGATGACAGCCGGATGCGTTTGCAATTGGCGGAGTCGCTTGCCGCAGCCGAAATCTATGATGAATCGCTCGAAAACTGCTTGAAAGTAGTGCAGCTGGATCAGGGGGAATTACGCGAGCAAGCGAGGCAATTGATGGTCGACATCTTTAAGTTGCTGCCGGCTGATTCGGAGCTGATTCGCGAATATCGTCGGCAGCTTTCGATGGCCCTTTACTGA
- a CDS encoding sugar phosphate isomerase/epimerase gives MIPALSQVCTLNSNFEDDIADYAASHCPAVEIWLTKLEEYIQSCSLSDARHLLEKHQVTPFVASFQGGLLSSQGEARASAWELFARRLELCQELEIRTLVMACDVLAPLNQSLIDRTKLSLQQAAEAAGKHQIKLALEFQARSAFGNNLQTVAALVEEVGSAHLGICLDVFHFNIGPSKYADLALLNSENLFHVQLCDLADVPREFASDSDRILPGDGDFAIAPIVAYLQEIKYEKCVSIELMNPQIWQVPARQFGEIAITALRQALGQASMD, from the coding sequence ATGATTCCAGCATTAAGCCAAGTTTGCACACTCAATTCGAATTTTGAGGACGACATCGCCGACTACGCGGCCAGCCATTGCCCAGCGGTCGAGATCTGGCTCACCAAACTCGAGGAATACATCCAAAGTTGTTCTCTATCGGACGCCCGTCATTTACTTGAAAAACATCAGGTCACGCCATTTGTTGCGAGCTTCCAGGGGGGTCTTCTGAGCTCGCAGGGAGAGGCCCGAGCGTCTGCCTGGGAGCTATTTGCGCGACGCCTTGAACTTTGCCAGGAATTGGAAATTCGCACCCTGGTCATGGCTTGTGATGTGCTGGCACCGCTGAACCAAAGTCTAATCGACCGCACAAAATTGTCCCTCCAACAGGCGGCCGAGGCAGCAGGCAAACATCAAATAAAGCTTGCCCTGGAATTCCAGGCTCGTTCGGCGTTTGGAAACAATCTTCAGACCGTCGCTGCTTTGGTTGAGGAGGTAGGAAGTGCTCATTTGGGTATTTGCTTGGACGTGTTTCATTTCAACATTGGCCCCAGCAAGTATGCCGATCTCGCCCTGCTGAACTCCGAAAATCTCTTTCACGTGCAACTGTGTGATTTGGCTGACGTCCCTCGAGAATTTGCCAGCGATTCAGATCGCATCCTCCCGGGTGATGGCGATTTTGCCATCGCACCAATCGTCGCCTATTTGCAAGAAATCAAATACGAAAAGTGTGTTTCCATCGAACTGATGAATCCACAAATCTGGCAAGTGCCAGCTCGACAATTCGGTGAAATTGCCATCACGGCTCTTCGCCAAGCTTTAGGGCAAGCCAGTATGGATTAA
- a CDS encoding glycine--tRNA ligase, translating to MEKLVSLCKRRGFLFQSSEIYGGLNGFWDYGPLGVELKRNVKEAWWRDMITAHDDSSTASGAPSSYEMTGLDCTIIMHPQVWKCSGHYDLFHDFMVDCRESKRRYRHDQVCGRWIDAKDRRVFVAVEESEHAEDDLQKKALKLLNLRAKDAAKLSWDGSIVSLTTIEDFDCVLGPDAKEVGTLTTPREFNLMFKTYVGALSGEEGAAFLRPETAQGIFVNFKNVLDSTRVRVPFGIAQVGKSFRNEITPRNFTFRSREFEQMEIEFFCHPDRSREWYQYWRDRRFRWYTDLGLAGERLQLRDHHQDELSHYSTGTADIEYAFPFLPEGTFGELEGIAHRGDFDLRSHMEGKLDPNTNPLEVEKNEHGQPKWRGSGKDLTYRDDLSGEKYVPHVIEPSAGADRATLAFLCEAYTEDEAPDDKGKMQTRVLMKFHPRLAPIKAAIFPLVKKDGMPETAKKIYRELKQHFNVFYDEKGAVGRRYRRQDEAGTPYCVTVDGQTDSDQTVTIRDRDTLDQDRIKIADLAEELQQRLRQ from the coding sequence ATGGAAAAACTTGTTTCGCTCTGCAAAAGACGCGGTTTTCTCTTCCAATCTAGCGAGATTTATGGCGGGCTTAACGGTTTCTGGGACTACGGCCCGTTGGGCGTTGAGCTCAAACGAAACGTCAAAGAGGCTTGGTGGCGCGACATGATCACGGCTCACGATGATTCGAGCACTGCCTCGGGAGCCCCGAGCAGCTACGAAATGACGGGGTTGGATTGCACGATCATCATGCATCCTCAGGTCTGGAAATGCTCGGGACATTACGACCTTTTCCATGATTTCATGGTCGATTGCCGTGAATCAAAACGGCGTTACCGTCACGACCAAGTCTGTGGCCGCTGGATTGACGCAAAAGATCGGCGGGTCTTTGTGGCGGTCGAAGAATCCGAACATGCGGAAGATGACCTGCAAAAGAAAGCGTTGAAGCTGCTCAATTTGCGGGCAAAAGACGCGGCCAAGCTCAGCTGGGACGGTTCAATCGTGTCGTTGACCACGATCGAAGATTTTGATTGCGTACTTGGCCCAGATGCGAAGGAAGTCGGAACGCTCACCACACCGCGCGAATTCAACCTGATGTTCAAAACCTACGTCGGCGCCTTATCTGGCGAAGAAGGTGCCGCATTCCTGCGACCGGAGACCGCTCAAGGCATCTTTGTGAACTTCAAAAACGTGTTAGACAGCACACGTGTCCGCGTTCCCTTCGGCATCGCCCAAGTGGGCAAAAGCTTCCGCAACGAAATCACGCCCCGCAATTTCACTTTTCGTTCTCGCGAATTCGAGCAAATGGAAATTGAATTCTTCTGCCACCCCGATCGCTCCCGAGAATGGTATCAATATTGGCGAGATCGCCGCTTCCGCTGGTACACCGATCTGGGACTGGCCGGTGAACGATTGCAATTGCGCGACCATCACCAGGACGAACTTAGTCACTACTCCACGGGCACAGCCGACATTGAATACGCTTTCCCATTTCTCCCGGAAGGCACATTTGGCGAACTGGAGGGTATTGCCCACCGAGGTGACTTCGACCTACGAAGCCACATGGAGGGCAAACTGGACCCAAACACCAATCCGTTGGAAGTTGAAAAAAATGAACATGGCCAACCAAAGTGGCGAGGAAGCGGCAAAGACCTCACCTATCGTGACGACCTCTCAGGCGAAAAATATGTTCCCCACGTAATCGAACCATCAGCAGGAGCCGACCGCGCGACACTTGCGTTTTTGTGCGAAGCCTATACCGAGGATGAGGCTCCCGATGACAAAGGCAAAATGCAAACCCGGGTGCTCATGAAATTCCACCCACGACTCGCGCCGATCAAAGCCGCGATTTTCCCACTGGTCAAAAAGGATGGAATGCCTGAAACCGCCAAGAAGATCTATCGCGAACTCAAGCAGCATTTCAACGTCTTTTACGATGAAAAGGGGGCTGTGGGTAGACGTTATCGTCGGCAGGACGAAGCGGGGACCCCGTACTGCGTCACGGTCGATGGTCAAACCGACTCTGATCAAACGGTCACCATTCGTGACCGTGATACGCTCGATCAAGATCGCATCAAGATCGCGGATCTGGCCGAAGAGCTGCAACAGCGTCTGCGACAATAA
- a CDS encoding 2-phosphosulfolactate phosphatase: MPRHLRVHLLPELTQPREPGRSIVVIIDVLRASTTIAHALAAGIHSIVPCLEISEARERAEKNRANSQLGVLLGGERQGKPIPGFDLGNSPSEYTSDRVDGNRLMFTTTNGTRAMMRCLGAHRVLIGSFVNFSAISRSIENAPEIELVCAGTNGEVTREDVLFAGALATRQQAIDTKLVFNDSAQLACDVWQSIGGEAVSHQGLTQQLADTTGGRNLASINLSADIEIAARIDALTVVPELFLNDWQILAADQ; the protein is encoded by the coding sequence ATGCCCAGACATCTCCGAGTCCACCTTCTGCCTGAACTCACCCAGCCTCGTGAGCCCGGTCGCAGCATCGTCGTGATCATCGACGTTCTGCGCGCGAGCACCACTATCGCCCATGCGTTGGCAGCCGGCATCCACTCAATCGTGCCTTGTCTCGAAATCTCCGAGGCGAGGGAGCGAGCTGAAAAAAACAGAGCAAACAGCCAGCTAGGTGTGCTTCTGGGCGGGGAACGACAGGGCAAGCCAATTCCCGGCTTTGATCTGGGAAATTCACCCTCCGAATACACGTCCGATCGGGTGGATGGTAATCGATTAATGTTCACAACGACGAACGGCACCCGGGCAATGATGCGTTGCCTGGGGGCCCATCGCGTATTGATCGGCAGTTTTGTCAATTTCTCAGCAATCTCTCGGTCGATCGAAAATGCACCGGAGATCGAACTGGTATGTGCGGGAACCAACGGAGAGGTCACGCGAGAGGATGTTCTGTTCGCCGGCGCTCTTGCCACCCGGCAACAAGCAATCGATACGAAGTTGGTCTTCAACGACAGTGCCCAGTTGGCTTGTGACGTTTGGCAATCAATTGGCGGAGAAGCCGTATCGCACCAAGGTTTGACCCAGCAATTGGCCGATACCACGGGAGGTCGAAATCTGGCGAGCATCAACCTGTCCGCTGATATCGAAATCGCAGCACGGATCGATGCTTTGACAGTTGTTCCCGAGCTATTTTTGAACGACTGGCAAATCCTCGCGGCCGATCAATGA
- the ubiE gene encoding bifunctional demethylmenaquinone methyltransferase/2-methoxy-6-polyprenyl-1,4-benzoquinol methylase UbiE codes for MVVDKSDDRVQQMFGAIAGKYDRMNHLLSMNIDKYWRRWTVGKVPPDDSGPILDVCTGTGDLALAYWKITKGSVPIVATDFCPEMLDVGRQKQKEAGINDSLRFLQADTQQLPFADEEFQLVSVAFGLRNVSDTDQGIREMARVCRSGGKVAILEFSMPAWEPFKSLYGWYFRRVLPKVGQWLARNNEAAYSYLPESVGEFPYGQALADRLIDVGLKDVHFYPLTLGVATLYVGRKP; via the coding sequence ATGGTAGTCGACAAATCAGACGACCGCGTGCAGCAAATGTTTGGTGCGATCGCGGGAAAATACGACCGAATGAACCATCTTTTGTCGATGAACATTGACAAATACTGGCGACGGTGGACCGTTGGGAAAGTGCCGCCTGACGATTCGGGACCCATTCTGGATGTTTGTACAGGGACAGGCGACCTGGCCTTAGCGTATTGGAAGATAACGAAGGGTTCCGTGCCGATCGTCGCTACCGATTTCTGCCCGGAAATGCTAGATGTCGGCCGTCAGAAGCAAAAAGAAGCCGGAATCAACGACAGCTTGCGATTCCTGCAAGCGGACACCCAACAACTGCCGTTCGCCGACGAGGAGTTTCAGTTGGTCTCGGTTGCGTTTGGCCTCAGAAACGTTTCCGACACGGACCAAGGGATTCGCGAGATGGCTCGAGTTTGCCGATCCGGTGGTAAAGTTGCGATTTTGGAATTCTCGATGCCGGCGTGGGAGCCCTTCAAATCGCTGTATGGCTGGTATTTTCGCCGAGTCCTTCCCAAGGTGGGACAGTGGTTGGCTCGCAACAACGAGGCAGCCTACTCTTACCTGCCGGAGAGCGTTGGAGAGTTTCCCTATGGCCAAGCTCTTGCCGACCGGCTGATCGACGTGGGTTTGAAAGATGTTCATTTTTACCCGCTCACCCTTGGTGTTGCCACTTTGTACGTTGGTCGAAAACCTTGA